The following coding sequences lie in one Streptomyces albofaciens JCM 4342 genomic window:
- a CDS encoding heme-degrading domain-containing protein yields the protein MNGTGVLNGTDEREAARHQVRELEEQERRLVLDRFGNEDAWRLGCLLTDLARERGAAVTVDIRRGGQQLFHCALPGTSADNDAWIERKCRVVERYAESSYLVGARFRAKGRTFEESSRLDPDRYAAHGGAFPVRLRGTGVVGTVAVSGLPQGDDHALVVDALVRYIEQHPEG from the coding sequence ATGAACGGCACGGGTGTGCTGAACGGCACCGACGAGCGGGAGGCGGCGCGCCACCAGGTCCGCGAACTGGAGGAGCAGGAACGCCGCCTGGTCCTGGACCGCTTCGGCAACGAGGACGCGTGGCGGCTCGGCTGCCTGCTGACGGACCTGGCGCGCGAGCGCGGCGCGGCCGTGACGGTGGACATCCGGCGCGGCGGGCAGCAGCTGTTCCACTGCGCGCTGCCCGGTACGTCGGCGGACAACGACGCGTGGATCGAGCGCAAGTGCCGCGTCGTGGAGCGGTACGCGGAGTCGTCGTACCTGGTGGGCGCCCGTTTCCGCGCCAAGGGCCGGACCTTCGAGGAATCCTCCCGCCTCGACCCGGACCGCTACGCCGCACACGGCGGCGCCTTCCCCGTACGGCTGCGCGGTACGGGAGTCGTCGGCACGGTCGCGGTCTCCGGCCTCCCCCAGGGCGACGACCACGCGCTGGTGGTCGACGCCCTGGTGCGCTACATCGAGCAGCACCCAGAGGGCTGA
- a CDS encoding Gfo/Idh/MocA family oxidoreductase yields the protein MNDSPGTPLRVGLIGYGLAGSVFHAPLIAATGGLVLDTVSTGSPDRQAQARAEHPQVRTVATPDEVLARAGELDLVVIASPNKTHVALATAALEAGLPVVVDKPLSGTAAEAERLAALADDRGLLLSVFQNRRWDNDFRTVRKLITEGALGDVLRFESRFERWRPKPKGGWRESGDPAEIGGLLYDLGSHVADQALALFGPVTHVYAESDVRRPGAEADDDTFLALTHAGGVRSHLWVSATTAQLGPRFRVLGSRAGYVKYGLDPQEAALREGRRPGEDPAGWGTEPEASWGRLGAGESPLTGGGAPVPTLPGDYPAYYAAVAEALRTGGRPPVSAREAAATLRVLEAAKASAAEGRTVRIEETEESA from the coding sequence ATGAACGACTCTCCCGGCACACCCCTGCGCGTCGGCCTGATCGGCTACGGTCTCGCCGGCTCGGTCTTCCACGCCCCGCTGATCGCCGCCACCGGCGGCCTGGTGCTGGACACCGTCTCCACCGGCAGCCCGGACCGGCAGGCACAGGCCCGCGCCGAGCACCCCCAGGTCCGCACGGTCGCCACCCCCGACGAGGTGCTGGCCCGCGCCGGCGAACTGGACCTGGTCGTCATCGCCTCCCCCAACAAGACCCACGTCGCGCTCGCCACCGCGGCGCTGGAGGCCGGACTGCCGGTGGTCGTCGACAAGCCGCTCTCCGGGACGGCCGCCGAGGCCGAGCGGCTGGCCGCCCTCGCGGACGACCGCGGTCTGCTGCTCTCCGTCTTCCAGAACCGCCGCTGGGACAACGACTTCCGCACGGTGCGGAAGCTGATCACCGAGGGCGCGCTCGGCGACGTGCTGCGCTTCGAGTCGCGCTTCGAACGCTGGCGGCCGAAACCGAAGGGCGGCTGGCGCGAGTCCGGCGACCCGGCCGAGATCGGCGGGCTGCTGTACGACCTGGGCAGCCACGTCGCCGACCAGGCACTCGCCCTCTTCGGGCCGGTCACCCACGTCTACGCCGAGTCCGACGTGCGCCGCCCGGGCGCCGAGGCCGACGACGACACGTTCCTCGCGCTCACCCACGCCGGCGGCGTCCGCTCGCACCTGTGGGTGAGCGCGACCACCGCCCAGCTCGGTCCGCGCTTCCGCGTGCTGGGCAGCCGGGCGGGCTATGTGAAGTACGGGCTGGACCCGCAGGAAGCGGCGCTGCGCGAGGGCCGGCGGCCCGGCGAGGACCCGGCCGGATGGGGCACGGAACCCGAGGCGTCGTGGGGCCGGCTCGGCGCCGGGGAGTCCCCGCTGACCGGCGGCGGCGCCCCCGTACCGACCCTGCCCGGCGACTACCCCGCGTACTACGCCGCCGTCGCGGAGGCCCTGCGCACCGGCGGCCGTCCGCCGGTGAGCGCCCGGGAAGCGGCGGCCACACTGCGCGTCCTGGAAGCGGCGAAGGCATCGGCGGCCGAGGGCCGCACGGTCCGGATCGAGGAGACCGAGGAGTCGGCATGA